One genomic window of Mercenaria mercenaria strain notata chromosome 2, MADL_Memer_1, whole genome shotgun sequence includes the following:
- the LOC128550718 gene encoding uncharacterized protein LOC128550718 isoform X2, translating into MPRKRKDDVLSIPNSSSEEEFSGFEPEVEKQKAPRGTANKKLSSVVTKVTKGSNSNQSDKPTSGVKENSHSREKESDKRLPRHRDIVTLPHNGAHHPMGKNLQLFGAIVSGNPLRIEEFQQMLQKQSLTVGVSVPENSTQGLGRNGHFGVVFGTVIPFNHLKK; encoded by the exons ATGCCCAGAAAACGGAAGGACGATGTCCTATCCATTCCTAACTCCTCTAGTGAGGAAGAATTTTCTGGCTTTGAGCCCGAGGTTGAAAAACAGAAAGCCCCTCGGGGTACCGCAAATAAGAAATTATCCTCCGTTGTAACGAAAGTTAcgaagggaagtaactctaatCAGTCTGATAAGCCTACTTCCGGTGTTAAAGAAAATTCACACAGCAGGGAAAAAGAATCAGATAAAAG GCTGCCGAGACACCGAGACATCGTGACATTACCACACAATGGGGCACACCATCCAATGGGCAAGAATTTACAGCTATTTGGGGCAATTGTGTCAGGAAATCCCTTAAGGATCGAAGAGTTCCAGCAGATGCTGCAGAAACAGTCATTAACAGTTGGCGTATCGGTACCAGAAAACAGTACACAGGGGCTTGGAAGAAATGGACATTTTGGTGTTGTATTCGGAACTGTGATCCCGTTCAACCATCTGAAGAAATGA
- the LOC123532337 gene encoding uncharacterized protein LOC123532337 — protein sequence MQAHQKMADYPGPFCQEYGITTIDLSKGAILKPTQSLKNGLVLEINKFVEEHGQNFSHLYNIIAQLNPAFSKTTVKYLKNKVSRTCEQKKSLLSKKKVPGVKNLKDLLNREFKPTVGSANQSPDEINLEKTISQIENISVCDDSVKSQNLSNYESQKLQKHSAKLENKIKEQKTTLNEIDNRIGHYSIRNVNKRDETAKKNLHLLRDSQRLNRKQEKSLEKTSSELKQCKIENSSFSAEIVQLNEKIESLNKELQTLNECVSTEKRKKISAQKYNSYVRTEMKSLKEKVTEKELQLKKLQQQKSCTDCEGRENEILELTDHVNNLMAEKVRMKNDDGSYSNEVRLCVMELSGLEVAVEKVSPVIQAISKHLFHVNLEKKDLPSSTTTQSIVDEGHFIAKSYISHQLSETENWGLHRDGTSRKKQKLLDTSVRLASRETVSLGFNRVAHETAATINSVTKEHLSELADLHSNIKTGESEEDYIKNSLKKLSYTMSDRAANEKKADTLLDEWRSEVLDNTDSHEQVHHFHCMAHVLLGFHNYICGTDLKEHESAITKEHGPLGRDVLPFFKFWSKKGTVLERALRTTSEVFGPAGNHHGVRNSWEAHCAENGVKSVIGNYRDNRFNALFQTAAEVYLHREDFITVLQNVKSNNLLVQSVLADLQSKPIMAEIQSLGLFYLQLTGPYWNMVVNDTVPYLQLYKEV from the exons ATGCAAGC ACACCAGAAAATGGCTGATTACCCTGGGCCATTCTGTCAGGAGTATGGTATCACAACCATAGATTTGAGCAAGGGTGCAATTTTGAAACCAACACAATCGCTGAAAAATGGTCTTGTTCTTGAAATAAATAAGTTTGTGGAAGAACACGGACAGAATTTTAGTCACTTGTATAATATCATTGCTCAGCTTAACCCGGCATTCTCTAAGACAACagttaaatatctcaaaaacaaagtTTCAAGAACATGTGAACAGAAAAAAAGCCTATTAAGTAAGAAAAAAGTTCCAGGCGTGAAAAATCTGAAAGACTTACTAAACCGTGAATTTAAACCAACTGTGGGTAGCGCCAACCAATCGCCTGATGAAATAAACTTAGAAAAAACTATTTCACAGATTGAAAACATCAGTGTGTGTGATGATTCTGTTAAATCACAGAACTTATCTAACTATGAGAGTCAGAAGTTGCAGAAACACAGtgcaaaacttgaaaacaaaataaaagaacagaaaacaacactgaATGAAATTGACAACAGAATTGGCCATTACTCAATTCGAAACGTTAACAAACGTGACGAAACAGCCAAGAAGAACCTACATTTGCTCCGAGATAGCCAACGCTTGAATCGGAAGCAAGAAAAATCACTTGAAAAGACATCTTCAGaactaaaacaatgtaaaatagaaaaCTCCTCTTTCTCAGCAGAAATTGTGCAATTAAACGAAAAAATTGAGTCGTTAAATAAAGAATTACAGACCTTGAATGAATGTGTAAGCAcagaaaaaaggaagaaaatatcAGCTCAGAAATACAATTCATATGTTCGGACTGAAATGAAATcattgaaagaaaaagtaactgaaaaagAATTACAACTGAAAAAATTACAGCAGCAAAAATCATGTACAGATTGTGAAGGgagagaaaatgaaattttagaactgACTGATCATGTGAACAACTTGATGGCAGAAAAAGTAAGAATGAAAAATGATGATGGAAGCTACTCAAATGAAGTGCGCTTGTGTGTCATGGAGTTATCTGGTTTAGAAGTTGCTGTTGAAAAAGTGTCGCCAGTGATCCAGGCTATTTCCAAACATTTGTTTCATGTGAACTTAGAAAAAAAGGATTTACCATCAAGCACCACAACACAATCCATCGTTGATGAAGGCCACTTCATTGCAAAATCCTACATATCTCATCAGCTTTCTGAGACCGAAAATTGGGGACTACACCGTGACGGCACATCACGCAAGAAACAGAAACTACTTGACACATCCGTGAGATTGGCTTCCAGGGAAACAGTGAGTTTGGGATTTAACAGAGTGGCCCACGAAACTGCAGCTACGATTAACAGTGTAACAAAAGAACATTTAAGTGAACTTGCTGATTTACATTCCAACataaaaactggagaatctgaAGAAGACTACATTAAAAATTCTCTGAAAAAACTGTCATACACAATGAGCGATAGAGCTGCGAATGAGAAAAAAGCTGATACACTTCTAGATGAATGGCGCTCAGAAGTTTTGGATAACACTGATAGTCACGAGCAAGTTCATCACTTTCACTGCATGGCCCATGTCCTGCTCGGCTTCCATAATTACATTTGTGGAACAGATCTCAAAGAACACGAAAGTGCAATAACCAAAGAACACGGTCCACTTGGACGTGACGTTTTACCATTTTTCAAGTTCTGGAGCAAGAAAGGGACTGTTCTTGAACGAGCACTACGTACCACATCTGAAGTGTTTGGACCTGCTGGGAACCATCATGGCGTGCGCAATTCATGGGAAGCCCACTGTGCTGAAAATGGGGTAAAATCTGTGATTGGTAACTATAGGGATAACCGCTTTAATGCGCTATTTCAGACTGCTGCGGAAGTGTACCTTCATCGGGAAGATTTCATCACAGTCTTGCAAAATGTGAAGTCAAATAATCTGCTGGTCCAGTCTGTTCTTGCAGACCTACAGTCCAAGCCAATCATGGCTGAAATACAGTCTTTAGGGTTGTTTTATTTGCAACTGACTGGACCCTACTGGAACATGGTAGTGAACGACACCGTGCCCTATCTTCAGCTGTACAAAGAAGTTTAG
- the LOC123563235 gene encoding receptor of activated protein C kinase 1 → EYWSVYSIQSIKRCYCVKQFGWYEIYFAILSQDEGHSDWVSCVRFSPNTANPIIVSSSWDRKVKVWNLTNCKLKTNHYGHGGYLNCVAVSPDGSLCASGGKDGNAMLWDLNEGKHLYTLDGGGIINSLCFSPNRYWLCAATGPSIKIWDLEGKVVVDELRQEVIGASSKAEPPQCISLAWSADGQTLFAGYTDNNIRVWQVSMATR, encoded by the exons GAATATTGGTCGGTCTACAGTATCCAGAGCATAAAAAGATGTTATTGTGTTAAACAATTTGGGTGGTATGAAATTTATTTCGCTATTCTATCACAGGATGAGGGTCATAGTGACTGGGTGTCCTGTGTGAGATTCTCACCAAATACCGCCAACCCAATCATCGTATCCAGTAGCTGGGATAGGAAGGTCAAG GTATGGAATTTGACCAACTGTAAACTAAAGACAAACCACTATGGTCATGGTGGCTACTTGAACTGTGTGGCTGTATCACCCGACGGTTCTCTCTGTGCCTCTGGTGGCAAG GATGGTAATGCCATGCTTTGGGACTTGAACGAAGGCAAGCACCTGTACACTCTTGATGGTGGTGGCATCATCAACTCGCTCTGCTTCAGCCCTAACAGATACTGGCTGTGTGCTGCCACTGGTCCCAGCATCAAAATCTGG GATTTGGAAGGCAAAGTTGTTGTAGATGAACTTAGACAGGAAGTGATCGGTGCAAGCAGCAAGGCTGAGCCACCACAGTGTATTTCTCTTGCATGGTCCGCAGATGGACAGACACTCTTTGCTGGATATACAGACAACAACATCAGAGTCTGGCAGGTCTCCATGGCAACACGATAA
- the LOC128550718 gene encoding uncharacterized protein LOC128550718 isoform X1, which translates to MPRKRKDDVLSIPNSSSEEEFSGFEPEVEKQKAPRGTANKKLSSVVTKVTKGSNSNQSDKPTSGVKENSHSREKESDKRSENVINLDNLTSESVEKLRSILGIQNSDQNPPLTESNSYNEYEYDDGELSDTDRTPLYRANLADNIGDNLFRDGNNDGDNPEGEVDEFSWNLPKLKTPDKGEAVSNSLADLINTACTNQCQVDNIIEKYKVQSNCQFMGAPRINEEIWDDLTKMKRVQTTDKSLRDIQNLVCTGMLPILELAKVLKTHISTLPLVKDLIADSITVMGQVQFMLSVRRRYLLLPSLKSRYSNIFSIRTPITSYLFGDDIAKELKKCETSVKIGKYNYSTGYSRPRQSSFGPFRGGRGKPYRGRGHPYAKPYFDRQQPYGQFGYQHNIVPRTSKKNVTATATNASATCNPN; encoded by the coding sequence ATGCCCAGAAAACGGAAGGACGATGTCCTATCCATTCCTAACTCCTCTAGTGAGGAAGAATTTTCTGGCTTTGAGCCCGAGGTTGAAAAACAGAAAGCCCCTCGGGGTACCGCAAATAAGAAATTATCCTCCGTTGTAACGAAAGTTAcgaagggaagtaactctaatCAGTCTGATAAGCCTACTTCCGGTGTTAAAGAAAATTCACACAGCAGGGAAAAAGAATCAGATAAAAGGTCAGAAAACGTTATTAATCTTGATAACTTGACATCAGAGTCCGTTGAGAAGTTAAGATCTATCTTGGGTATTCAAAATTCTGACCAAAACCCTCCCCTTACAGAAAGTAACAGTTATAACGAATACGAGTATGACGACGGAGAATTGTCGGATACTGACCGCACTCCCTTGTACAGGGCAAATTTAGCGGATAACATAGGCGATAATTTGTTTAGGGATGGTAATAATGATGGTGACAACCCCGAGGGAGAAGTTGATGAGTTTAGTTGGAATCTCCCAAAATTAAAAACCCCTGACAAAGGCGAAGCTGTCAGTAATTCTCTGGCAGATTTGATCAACACTGCCTGTACTAACCAATGTCAAGTAGACAACATTATTGAGAAATACAAAGTCCAATCTAATTGCCAATTTATGGGGGCCCCTCGTATAAACGAGGAAATTTGGGACgatttgacaaaaatgaaaagagtACAGACTACTGATAAGTCTTTGCGAGACATCCAAAATTTAGTATGCACTGGCATGCTACCAATTCTAGAGCTAGCTAAGGTGTTGAAGACACACATTTCTACCCTTCCACTAGTTAAAGATCTCATTGCTGATTCTATCACTGTCATGGGTCAGGTGCAGTTTATGCTTAGCGTAAGGAGGCGTTACCTTCTTCTGCCATCTTTAAAATCCAGATATTCCAATATTTTCAGTATAAGAACACCAATAACATCTTACCTTTTTGGTGACGATATTGCTAAagaattgaaaaaatgtgaaacaagtgtaaaAATTGGTAAATACAATTATAGTACTGGGTATTCGCGGCCTAGACAGAGCAGTTTTGGCCCGTTTAGGGGCGGTCGTGGCAAACCTTACAGGGGCAGAGGTCATCCATATGCCAAGCCGTATTTTGATCGACAACAACCATACGGTCAGTTCGGATATCAGCATAATATTGTGCCGAGAACATCCAAGAAGAACGTGACCGCTACAGCGACAAATGCAAGTGCCACATGTAACCCAAACTAA